A window from Capricornis sumatraensis isolate serow.1 chromosome 5, serow.2, whole genome shotgun sequence encodes these proteins:
- the TAS2R60 gene encoding taste receptor type 2 member 60 — protein sequence MSGGDVVPGPQVVDKTALICVVILFLLFLVALVGNGLIIAALGSEWLLRRTLSPCDKLLVSLGASRFCLQWVVISKNIYIFLNPTAFPYSPVFQLLAVQWDFLNSATLWFSTWLSVFYCVKIATFTHPIFLWLKRNVSGLVPWMLLSSLGFSTFTTVLFFIGNQRMYQNYLRRGLQSWNVTRNAVRTYERFCLFPLKIVTWTVPTVVFIAGTVLLITSLGRHTKKVVFSISGFHSSSAQAHIKALLAFISFAIFFTSSFLSLVLTASGMFPFGEFRFWIWQIVIYLGTAIHPIILLLSNRRLRALLGRGCSSAHGAS from the coding sequence ATGAGCGGAGGGGACGTGGTTCCGGGACCTCAGGTGGTTGATAAGACAGCCCTCATCTGCGttgttattttattccttttgttccTGGTAGCATTGGTAGGTAATGGCTTGATCATCGCAGCACTGGGCAGCGAGTGGCTGCTGCGGAGAACGTTGTCGCCCTGCGATAAGTTATTGGTCAGCCTGGGGGCCTCTCGCTTCTGTCTGCAATGGGTGGTAATTAGTAAGAACATTTACATTTTCCTGAATCCAACGGCCTTCCCATACAGCCCCGTGTTCCAGCTCCTGGCCGTTCAGTGGGACTTCTTGAACTCGGCAACACTGTGGTTCTCCACCTGGCTCAGTGTCTTCTACTGTGTGAAAATCGCAACCTTCACCCACCCCATCTTCCTCTGGCTAAAGCGGAATGTATCTGGGTTGGTTCCTTGGATGCTACTCAGCTCTCTGGGGTTCTCTACCTTTACCACCGTTCTGTTTTTCATAGGCAACCAGAGAATGTATCAGAACTATTTAAGGAGGGGTCTGCAATCTTGGAATGTAACTAGGAATGCTGTGAGAACGTATGAGAGGTTCTGCCTCTTCCCTTTGAAAATTGTTACCTGGACCGTCCCTACTGTTGTCTTTATTGCGGGCACGGTTTTGCTCATTACATCTCTGGGAAGACACACCAAGAAGGTCGTCTTCTCCATCTCAGGCTTTCACAGTTCCAGTGCCCAGGCACACATCAAGGCCCTCTTGGCTTTTATCTCCTTTGCTAtcttcttcacttcctctttTCTGTCACTGGTTCTCACTGCCTCAGGTATGTTTCCCTTTGGGGAGTTCCGGTTCTGGATATGGCAGATTGTGATTTATCTGGGTACAGCAATCCACCCCATTATTCTTCTCTTAAGTAACCGCAGGCTGAGAGCTCTGCTAGGGAGGGGCTGCTCCTCAGCACATGGGGCATCTTGA
- the LOC138079753 gene encoding taste receptor type 2 member 134-like has protein sequence MIVACLGASRFCLHGMALLNNLMASSGICSKIYYFSIPWDFISSLSFWLTAWLAVFYCTKTSLFSHLVVFWIKWRISRSVPQLLLGSLILSGLTVISSAAGNTILAQMTAAQSSHGNTLAGRIHAVYLHCFLPHVILMKLVPFLLVSTFSLMVSLRRHLGQIQDRRPSPRDPSTWAHTMALKSLAFFLIFCTLHFLSLVIIVYIPAFRKHWHWACEVVTYAGICLHSSILRHSIPKLRKALKKLWRALDKDQFVSSYQYQ, from the coding sequence ATGATTGTGGCCTGCCTGGGTGCCTCCCGGTTCTGTCTGCATGGGATGGCCCTCCTGAACAACCTCATGGCCTCCTCTGGCATTTGTTCCAAAATCTACTATTTCAGCATCCCCTGGGATTTCATCAGCTCCCTCAGTTTCTGGCTGACTGCCTGGCTTGCTGTCTTCTACTGCACGAAGACCTCCCTCTTCTCTCACCTCGTCGTCTTCTGGATAAAGTGGAGGATTTCTCGATCAGTTCCCCAGCTGCTGCTGGGCTCCTTGATCTTATCTGGTCTGACTGTCATCTCCTCAGCTGCTGGGAATACAATTCTTGCCCAGATGACAGCTGCCCAGAGTTCCCATGGAAACACCCTGGCTGGTAGAATACACGCTGTCTATTTGCACTGTTTTCTACCTCATGTAATTCTCATGAAGTTGGTTCCATTCCTCCTGGTGTCCACCTTCTCGCTCATGGTCTCACTGCGCCGGCACCTCGGGCAGATACAGGACCGCAGACCCAGCCCACGTGATCCCAGTACCTGGGCTCACACCATGGCCCTGAAGTCACTTGCCTTCTTCCTCATCTTCTGCACCTTGCACTTCCTGTCCCTGGTTATCATTGTGTACATCCCAGCCTTCCGGAAACACTGGCACTGGGCCTGTGAGGTGGTGACCTATGCAGGCATCTGTCTGCACTCCAGCATCTTGAGGCACAGCATCCCCAAGCTGAGAAAGGCCCTGAAGAAGCTTTGGCGAGCCCTGGACAAGGACCAGTTTGTCTCCAGTTATCAATATCAATAG